The following is a genomic window from Bdellovibrionota bacterium.
GGCGGTGAGTGAGAAGAGTTGAACGGTTCCAGTTTTACCAGAGATTGGAACTCCTGGAACTTTTAGCCATTTCGCGGTACCGCGAGCACCGTTACCCACCATCCATAAACCTTCGCGAACAAGTTTATAGTTCTCGGCAGTCACTTGAAGGCCATTAGTGTTGATTCCGGCAACTGGATCGAATTTTAATTCTGGTTGAAGCTCTTTTAAAACTTTTCCATCGATATCTAAAATCTTTTTAACAAAATGCGGTTGATATGCAGGACCGTTGTTTGCAAAACTTGAGAAGGCTTGAGCAAGTTGCATTCCAGTCGTAAGCAAAAATCCTTGGCCAATGGCATTGGATAGGTTTTCGCCCGGTTGCCATTCTTCACCAAAAGTTTTCTTTTTCCACTCTGTACTTGGAACAAGTCCGGGAACCTCATTTACGAGATTAATTCCAGTTTTTTTACCAAGCCCTAGTGCTCTTGCGTAGCTAGCAAGCTTATCAATTCCAAGTGCCAATCCCATTTTATAAAAGAATACATCGCAAGATTGTTCAAGCGCCTGTGTCACATTCACATAACCGTGACCGTGTTTTGCGTGACAGTGATAATTTCTGCGACCAAATTTATAAAAGCCTGGGCAGAACACTGTAGAATTTTTTGTAATCAGCTTTTCTGAGAGAGCGGCAAGGGCTGTGATCGCCTTGAATGTAGATCCAGGAGGGTAGTGATCTTGAATTACTTTATTTCTGAGAGGTTTGAATGGATCATTCACAAGTACTGACCACATCTTTGATGAAATCCCTTTTGAGAATTCAGTGGGATCAAAAGATGGAGCATTTACCCACGCTACGATTTCACCATTTTTAGGATTCATCGCAACGGCACCACCAATCTTTGCCTGGTTGATAAACGAATTGTAAGCTGCTTGCTGAACATCCTTATCAATCGTGAGCATGAGAGTGTGACCAGGAACTGGTTCTTTTGATAAGCTCACTTCCCCAATAAATTCTGGAACCCCAAGGGCTGTGATCTCTCTCCCTCTTGCGTCCACTTGGATAAAGTCCTGTCCACTTTCTCCGCGAAGTTCTTTATCGTAAACAATTTCTAAGCCGTTCTTACCAACGATATCGCCTTGCTCGAATTGCTCATCAGGAGCCTTGTTTTTATTTAAACGTGGAAGTTCTTCCTTAGAAATTTCCCCTACATAACCGTACATTTGAGCGCCAGTGTCCTTCATCAGATAAGTTCTCTGAATCGACATAGCGATATCAAGACCTGGATGATTGATTCTCAATCGATCAAGTCTTGCCACCTCATCACGCGCAAGGTTGGTTTTGATAAGGACTGGTCTGAATGGACCATTCTTTTTCTTTTCGGTATTCACAAGGTGCGTAATTTTCTCTTTTGGAATACCTAGGATATCCCCAATTTCTTTTGCCGTCTTATCCAGCTCAATAGCGTACTGAGGAGTGATGGTCACTTCAAAACCTGGGAAGTTATCCACCAAGATTTGTCCATTACGATCGATGATCATACCTCTCGGAGCCTGAATTTTTTTAATTTTAAATCTGTTTCTCTCAGAAAAAAGTCTTAGTTCTTCACCTTGAAAAATTTGAAGGAACCAGAGTCTTAAAATAAAAATAATAAAAGTAAATGCAATAAGTGCATAAATATATTTAAACCTAGGCAAAAACTCTTTCGCCTCTTCGGGATCATTGAGGTATTCGCTCATAAAAAGCTACCTCCCTCAGAATCAATAGTTTCTTCAATTGGCGTAATGCGCTTGATTAAACTGTAAAGGAACGGACTGATAACAAAAGCCAGAATACTTTGAATAAACCAGGTGAGAACTTGCGATAAAGATGTGGGTTGGGTTTCAAATACCCAAGCAAAAATAAACATCAGGATATGAAATACTAAAACAGACGATGCATACATCACGGAATAATAAAATTGCCCTGGTACAAAGACTCTATTTCTTACGGCTAGAACTAAGAAGAAGAGAAAAGTTTGCGCAAGAAGCAAGTATCCCAGAGGTTGCATTGTCAAAAGATAAAGACAAAGACTTGGAATATACACAATAAGTAGAGATTCAACAGGTGTGCGGTATAGAAATACGAACACAACGACAGAAAGCCAAATTTGAGGATTAGGAATAGGTGAAAACACTCTAGGCCATAGAGACGTCTCTAACGTTGCAAAAAGCACAACTAATAAGAGATTGAATACAATGTGAAAACTGCGCTTATCCCGTTCGGTCATCTTAATCCTTGATGCTCATCTCTTTAATTTTTTCTTGCACTTCAACTTTGTCGTTTGCTTTGATTACAACAAAGACAGCTTCGCTATCAAAAGTAGAAACCAAGGGTTCGACTTGCACCTCTTGAGTGATGCCATAATCTTTTTTATCGACTCTTGTTACTTTCCCAATTGGAAACCCTTTTGGAAAGATATGGTCAAGGCCCGTCGTAAGAACAATGTCACCAACTTGAACGTCATCTGTTCTTTGCAAATATTTGAGTCTGCACACGCTCGGAGAAACACCCTCAAGGATTCCTCTCGAACGAGATCTGTCGATCACAGCATCGATATCCGAGTAACGATCGGTGAGAGTTAAAATTTGCGAAAAATCTTTTTCCGTATTCAGTACAGAGCCCACAACTCCAACTGGAGTGATAACTGCTTGTCCTGGAACAACTCCATCATCAGAACCTTTATCAATAAAGAGGGTAGAGTGTTGGCCAAGGATATCATGACCGATAACTCTTGCCGTTAATAATGTGTGAGGAGATTCTTTTTTAAACTCGAGAAGACTTGTGAGACGATCATTTTCGCTTTTGATTTCTTTGAACTGACTGAGATTTGCTTCGAGTTCATTGAGTTTTTCTTTAAGCAACCTGTTATCCTTGCGAATGTCTACTAAGTTCAAATACAAGCTTGTTGTATCTCTTACACCTAAACTGAAATTTGTAAAAATATTTTGTAAGAAAGAAGATGTGATGAATACAGGCTTTAGAAACCAAGCGAGTTGTTCTTCTTTGCGCTTAACGTTAATGGCAACGAGCGGAATTGCGACCAACACGATAACTATAATCAATTTTTTAAAATCAAACGGGAAGATATTCATAGTTGCTTTGACCTCTATATGAATAAAGTTATCAAACCTCTTTGAAGATTCCAATAAACTACTTGAAAATTTTAAAGAAAATTGCGGATAATGACGTTTCAAGACCAAAGCACTCTAGGAGACTATAATGAACATGCTCGATTCACTAAAGAAAAACCTTACTCGTAGAAACATCCTTGCATACCTGATTTTCGGCGCGATCATTTTGGTATTTGTACTGTTCGGTTACCAAGCCAGCGGCCCCCAGATGATGGGTTATGCAGCAGTCGTGAATGATAAAACGATCAGCATCCCAGAATTCCAAAATAGCCTCAATCAAATGATGCAGTTCTACTCAGGATTGATGGGCGGAAAAATCGGTGATTCCCCTGAAATGCAAGCTCAGATGAGAAACTCTGCGTTAGATCAATTGATTCAACGTGAAGTGGTTTCGCAAGTTGCTCACAAAGAAGGCTTTATAGTTACAGATGCAGAAATCAGAGATATTCTTTTAAAAGCTCCGACGTTTCAAAAAGACGGAGTTTTCCAAAGATCATATTATGAAGCTTACTTACAAAACCAAGGAACTACGGCGGCACGTTTTGAAAATCAATTAAAGCGTGACATGGTAGTGGATAGAGTTCGTCGTGTGATTTCTGAAGGTATCGTGCCGTTCAATAGTGAGCTTAAAAAAATTCAAGTATTGAAATCAAAGGCTTACACTGTGGACTTCATGAAGATTGATGAAGTTGCGTTAAAAGATAAAGTATCACTTGAAGAGTTGGGTGGAAGGCTTAAGGATTCAAAAGCTTTCGAAGCTGACGTCCAGAAGTTGGGCTTAAAGTGGCAGACGGCTAAACCTGTATCATTAGATTCAGATACAATCCCTGAGGTGGGTGCATCTGAAAGAGTGATGGGTGAAGTATTTAAACTCACAGAAAAGGGACAAGTGGTTCCTGAATTGTTGTCCACGCCGCAAGGTTACTTTGCTGTAAGATTGAACAAAATTGAAAGCAAGGCTGTGCCGGCAAACCCTGAAAATCTTGATGCCACGAAGAACCAAATCGGATCGCAAAGATCGAATGAGTTTTTATCAAAGTGGACTCAAAATGCTTCAAAGAATTTTTCTATTGAAAAGAATTTGGCGTTGATTGGGCAGTAGGGACTGTCGCCCATCCATGGTTGACGATTCGCGAAACCCACGCCATCCCGGCGTGGCCTCTTCGAGGTAAAGTTTCACGAATTAATTTTCTAATTGGTTTATTAAAAAAAATCTAAAGACAAGGTCGAGCGGCCACGATGGCCGATCGAAACGGGTTCAAAAGGGCAGTGGCCCTTTTCAGGCAGGATGCCTTTCCTACGCCTTATTTAAACCTTTAGACCATTCATTGATTTTAATCAGAGTTTCTTCCGCGATGTTTTGGAATTTCACACCATAACTATTGTTGCTCGACATCCAAACAATCTGGCCTTTAACATTTAAGTTTTCGCTACCAGCCGGGTTTGCGATATTTAATTCCAATGAATTGCCCAACTTTAATATCGCATTCGAGCTAAAGCTCAAGCCGCCTAATGAAATTGTGCCCACTGAACCCAGGTATTCCTTGTGCCCAGTTTGGATTTGAACTTGTGAGCCCAAAAAGTAACGTTCGTAGCGACGTTGGTACTTTGTATTTTGGCGCATAGTTAAAGCCACCGCCATTGGGATCATCAATACTAAGAACGTAATGATCACCGAGAAGGGCTGAGCACCATTATTTTTTGGATTGCTTTGGTGTTTTTCGTAGTCTGTGTACACCTTCTGAACTAAACCACAGCCACCCGCTTCCGATGAAGGGCCTCTCATAGCGGCATCATATGAAGATGCATTGTAGCTTGGAGAAAAAGAACTAATACTTGTTGCTTGTGCAGTTTGCACTGTAACTTTTGAATTCATCCTACCGTTATTGCTGACTTTATTATCTAACTTATAGGACTCGTTTGAGTCTTTCACTGAATTGGAATTAGAGTCTATGAAAGGTTGGTCTATGGCACCAACAAGAATGTTCTTTAATTGGTAACCAATCATAGTTGGTTTTTCATAATTCATCATCGCGGCAACACCTGCTATAAAGGGAGCGGCCATACTTGTACCACTCATAGAGATATGACCGCCGCCAGGAACAGAACTTGTGATTCCAACGCCAGGTGCTGCGATATGAACAGAGCTCAATCCGTAGTTTGAGAAGTATGGTAAGTAGTCAAAAGAGTTGGTTGCCGCAACGGCGATCACATTCGGAACCGGATATGAAGCAGGGTATGTCGGAGTATTATCAATATTGAGGCCTGAGTTACCAGCAGCCGCTACGAAGAGTGTGTCATTATCATAGGCATAAACAATCGCCTGATGAAGTGGAGTGCTATAAGCACCACCGCCCCATGAGTTATTTAAAATTTTTGCGCCTTTTCGAACAGCGTAATAGATTGCGCTCACGGCATCGGAAGTCATCCCGATACCATCACAGTCGAGGAATTTTACAGGCATGATTTCTAATTTTGATTGAGTGATGTCACCATCATAGACTCCGCCCATATTTGGGATGACGTCTTGAGTAGAACCTCTCACAATACCGGCAACGTGGGTTCCGTGGTCGTTACAATCACTCACGTCATTATTATTAGAAACAAAATTCCACCCGTTAACATCGTCGATGTATCCGTTTCCGTCATCATCAATACCGTTTCCCGGAGTTTCGCCCGAGTTAGTCCAGATGGCATCTTTTAGTGATCTATGATTTATATCCACGCCCGAGTCGATCACGGCAACGACAG
Proteins encoded in this region:
- the mrdA gene encoding penicillin-binding protein 2; protein product: MSEYLNDPEEAKEFLPRFKYIYALIAFTFIIFILRLWFLQIFQGEELRLFSERNRFKIKKIQAPRGMIIDRNGQILVDNFPGFEVTITPQYAIELDKTAKEIGDILGIPKEKITHLVNTEKKKNGPFRPVLIKTNLARDEVARLDRLRINHPGLDIAMSIQRTYLMKDTGAQMYGYVGEISKEELPRLNKNKAPDEQFEQGDIVGKNGLEIVYDKELRGESGQDFIQVDARGREITALGVPEFIGEVSLSKEPVPGHTLMLTIDKDVQQAAYNSFINQAKIGGAVAMNPKNGEIVAWVNAPSFDPTEFSKGISSKMWSVLVNDPFKPLRNKVIQDHYPPGSTFKAITALAALSEKLITKNSTVFCPGFYKFGRRNYHCHAKHGHGYVNVTQALEQSCDVFFYKMGLALGIDKLASYARALGLGKKTGINLVNEVPGLVPSTEWKKKTFGEEWQPGENLSNAIGQGFLLTTGMQLAQAFSSFANNGPAYQPHFVKKILDIDGKVLKELQPELKFDPVAGINTNGLQVTAENYKLVREGLWMVGNGARGTAKWLKVPGVPISGKTGTVQLFSLTADQVFADCKSRPIKQRHHGWFVAYAPSDDPDIVVAVLAEHACSGSGGAGPIARDIIESYMQKYHPEKIEAAKNAKGPKTAAPAAVTPPKPPADEVPD
- the mreC gene encoding rod shape-determining protein MreC, producing the protein MNIFPFDFKKLIIVIVLVAIPLVAINVKRKEEQLAWFLKPVFITSSFLQNIFTNFSLGVRDTTSLYLNLVDIRKDNRLLKEKLNELEANLSQFKEIKSENDRLTSLLEFKKESPHTLLTARVIGHDILGQHSTLFIDKGSDDGVVPGQAVITPVGVVGSVLNTEKDFSQILTLTDRYSDIDAVIDRSRSRGILEGVSPSVCRLKYLQRTDDVQVGDIVLTTGLDHIFPKGFPIGKVTRVDKKDYGITQEVQVEPLVSTFDSEAVFVVIKANDKVEVQEKIKEMSIKD
- a CDS encoding SurA N-terminal domain-containing protein → MNMLDSLKKNLTRRNILAYLIFGAIILVFVLFGYQASGPQMMGYAAVVNDKTISIPEFQNSLNQMMQFYSGLMGGKIGDSPEMQAQMRNSALDQLIQREVVSQVAHKEGFIVTDAEIRDILLKAPTFQKDGVFQRSYYEAYLQNQGTTAARFENQLKRDMVVDRVRRVISEGIVPFNSELKKIQVLKSKAYTVDFMKIDEVALKDKVSLEELGGRLKDSKAFEADVQKLGLKWQTAKPVSLDSDTIPEVGASERVMGEVFKLTEKGQVVPELLSTPQGYFAVRLNKIESKAVPANPENLDATKNQIGSQRSNEFLSKWTQNASKNFSIEKNLALIGQ
- a CDS encoding S8 family serine peptidase, producing the protein MRFFFLIVFAVTFLGSLFISESAFSQSLTKSYVPGEIIVKYKTPAADSGGKSFSSKAKAQAAQKSNSRIMAQKGFSVKTAWSDVGAFHYKIKDDQKVSDVILDLKNDPEVEYAEPNYYLQAATAVKETGIMSDEELQNYIDENYAPSQNEANALPYGQTGAPINIPETWALLSPTGAKPVVAVIDSGVDINHRSLKDAIWTNSGETPGNGIDDDGNGYIDDVNGWNFVSNNNDVSDCNDHGTHVAGIVRGSTQDVIPNMGGVYDGDITQSKLEIMPVKFLDCDGIGMTSDAVSAIYYAVRKGAKILNNSWGGGAYSTPLHQAIVYAYDNDTLFVAAAGNSGLNIDNTPTYPASYPVPNVIAVAATNSFDYLPYFSNYGLSSVHIAAPGVGITSSVPGGGHISMSGTSMAAPFIAGVAAMMNYEKPTMIGYQLKNILVGAIDQPFIDSNSNSVKDSNESYKLDNKVSNNGRMNSKVTVQTAQATSISSFSPSYNASSYDAAMRGPSSEAGGCGLVQKVYTDYEKHQSNPKNNGAQPFSVIITFLVLMIPMAVALTMRQNTKYQRRYERYFLGSQVQIQTGHKEYLGSVGTISLGGLSFSSNAILKLGNSLELNIANPAGSENLNVKGQIVWMSSNNSYGVKFQNIAEETLIKINEWSKGLNKA